One segment of Eretmochelys imbricata isolate rEreImb1 chromosome 5, rEreImb1.hap1, whole genome shotgun sequence DNA contains the following:
- the TBC1D2 gene encoding TBC1 domain family member 2A — MFRRSFLEEMERRPESGECLLAGIPGKPLESNSDDDNGNAGSEKERAVSLPHRDLGNAQLNPSREEPRKKLCGYLNKLGVKGPIKAWKSRWFFYDENKCHLLYCRTAQDVNPLGSIDLSSASFDCQVEADEGVFEIRTPSRVFILKAVSRQAMMYWLQQLQMKRWAFCNTLTGLPVDSITVAALPANDSLLNEIIHTEGEGFFPPVKTPTDVVGLKAASLPAPQLPAALQNISLKHPWTEIQNTVYNICGSRQLPGNGRSISGVEGFPEHPGTLAAEQEVEGEAECPVREKAREDTQAGPRSHWPRKGKWLNSGFPAFAEGLARERSSPDKVAVLQQQVLALTEEIKSQKELVTLLHKALEAAQREKRASSRYLAAAEDKDRLELVRHKVRQIVELSNRVEALETDKKELEQSLALRDNRVEELQKHVQLLMDKNCAKQQVILKLTEQVVLDLSEPVQEADAVAVDTLHKQQEEIEHLKDDLDAYRTQNQFLNSEIHQVTKLWRSVAEKEKVLLMKGARLQARSCQVESKYLMLLRRLQEASPGLASGDAELVKSLIQEALQWDAKEEAAEALQLNPVREYDDYGFMTIPKYEVEDWKLLAKIQALEIKSNNLLSHMVVEKPLRERWAGMAELSPSAELKGLIRCGIPMEHRQRVWKWIVSQHVSHRHPANHYESLLRQGKRTEHPAFRQIELDLPRTLTNNRHFTSPTSQLVPKLRRVLLAFSWQNPAIGYCQGLNRLAAIALLVLEEEESAFWCLVHIVENLMPADYYSDTLIASQVDQRVFKDFLSEKLPRLTAHFEQHRIDVSLITFNWFLVAFVDSLVSDILFRVWDAFLYEGTKVIFRYALAIFKYNEEEILRIHDSLEVYQYLRFFTHMIGDGRKLMSIAFSDMNPFPMKVLRNRRATHRAELEAELSELERIKAQYVKEQAEQVTWHLDGAISEEEEEEM; from the exons at GTTTAGGAGATCTTTCCTGGAAGAGATGGAAAGGAGACCTGAAAGTGGAGAGTGTCTCCTGGCTGGAATTCCAGGCAAGCCTCTTGAGTCAAATTCAGATGATGATAACGGTAATGCAGgctcagagaaagagagagctgtATCATTGCCTCACAGGGACTTGGGAAATGCACAGCTCAATCCTAGCAGAGAAGAACCCAGAAAGAAACTCTGTGGCTATTTAAATAAACTTGGGGTCAAGGGGCCAATCAAGGCCTGGAAGTCTCGTTGGTTCTTTTATGATGAAAATAAATGTCACTTACTGTACTGCAGGACAGCTCAAGATGTTAACCCTTTGGGGAGCATTGATCTCTCCAGTGCCAGTTTTGATTGCCAGGTGGAAGCAGATGAAGGGGTTTTTGAAATCCGAACTCCAAGCAGAgtgtttattcttaag GCAGTCAGCAGACAGGCCATGATGTactggctgcagcagctgcagatgaaGCGTTGGGCGTTTTGCAATACCCTGACTGGGCTTCCTGTGGACAGCATCACTGTGGCAGCCCTGCCTGCGAATGACTCTCTGCTCAATGAAATCA TTCACACTGAAGGTGAGGGGTTCTTTCCCCCTGTGAAAACCCCTACAGACGTGGTAGGTTTAAAAGCAGCCTCTCTGCCCGCTCCCCAGCTGCCTGCTGCCCTCCAAAACATCTCCCTCAAGCACCCTTGGACTGAAATCCA AAATACAGTCTACAATATCTGTGGCAGCAGGCAGCTCCCGGGGAATGGCAGGAGCATCTCTGGTGTTGAGGGATTCCCAGAGCACCCTGGGACTCTGGCAGCAGAACAAGAGGTGGAAGGGGAGGCAGAATGTCCAG TCAGGGAGAAGGCCCGAGAGGACACACAGGCTGGGCCCAGGTCGCACTGGCCTAGGAAAGGCAAATGGCTGAACAGCGGTTTCCCTGCCTTCGCTGAAGGGTTGGCCCGTGAGAGAAGCTCCCCTGACAAGGTGGCTGTTCTGCAGCAGCAGGTCCTGGCGCTCACAGAGGAAATCAAGTCTCAGAAG GAGCTGGTTACACTTCTCCACAAGGCTCTGGAGGCTGCGCAGCGGGAGAAGAGAGCATCCAGCAGGtacctggctgctgcagaagaCAAAGACCGGCTAGAGCTGGTGCGGCACAAAGTGAGGCAAATCGTTGAGCTCAGCAATCGGGTGGAAGCCCTGGAGACCGACAAgaaggagctggagcagagcctggCCCTGAGGGACAACCGTGTGGAGGAGCTGCAGAAGCACGTGCAGCTCCTGATGGACAAGAACTGTGCCAAGCAGCAAGTCATCCTGAAGCTCACAGAGCAGGTTGTCCTGGATCTCTCTGAGCCAGTGCAAGAGGCTGATGCTGTTGCTGTCGACACCttgcacaagcagcaggaggagatTGAGCATCTGAAG GATGACCTAGATGCCTACAGAACTCAGAACCAGTTCCTCAACTCAGAGATCCACCAGGTCACAAAGCTCTGGAGAAGCGTTGCCGAGAAGGAGAAAGTCTTGCTGATGAAG GGTGCCCGCCTGCAAGCCCGCAGCTGCCAGGTGGAGAGCAAATACCTGATGCTGTTGCGGAGGCTGCAGGAGGCCTCCCCTGGCCTGGCCAGCGGTGATGCCGAGCTGGTGAAGAGCCTGATccaggaggcactgcagtgggATGCGAAGGAGGAGGCCGCGGAGGCTCTTCAGCTGAACCCTGTCAG AGAGTATGATGACTACGGGTTTATGACCATTCCCAAATACGAGGTTGAGGACTGGAAGCTTCTGGCTAAAATCCAAGCCCTAGAGATCAAATCCAACAACCTGCTGAGCCACATGGTGGTGGAGAAGCCTCTTCGTGAGAGATGGGCCGGTATGGCTGAGTTGAGCCCCTCTGCAGAGCTGAAAGGCTTGATCCGCTGCGGCATCCCCATGGAGCACCGCCAAAGGGTCTGGAAATGGATAGTGAGCCAGCACGTGTCCCACCGCCACCCCGCCAACCACTACGAGAGCCTGCTGCGGCAGGGCAAGCGCACGGAGCATCCCGCCTTCCGGCAGATCGAGCTGGACCTGCCCCGCACCCTGACCAACAACAGGCATTTCacatctcccacctcccagctcGTCCCCAAGCTCCGAAGGGTGCTGCTGGCCTTCTCCTGGCAGAATCCCGCCATCGGCTACTGCCAGGGGCTAAACAG GTTGGCAGCCATTGCCCTCCTGGTCCTAGAAGAGGAGGAAAGCGCATTCTGGTGCCTGGTTCACATTGTGGAAAACCTGATGCCGGCGGATTACTACAGCGACACGTTAATAGCATCACAG GTGGATCAAAGAGTCTTTAAAGACTTCTTGTCAGAAAAGCTCCCCAGGcttacagctcactttgagcagCACAGGATTGATGTCTCACTGATCACCTTCAACTGGTTCCTGGTGGCCTTCGTAGACAGCCTGGTCAGTGACATCCTCTTCCGGGTCTGGGACGCCTTTCTGTACGAAGGAACAAAG GTGATTTTCCGCTATGCTCTTGCCATCTTTAAGTATAACGAAGAGGAGATTCTGCGGATCCATGACAGCCTGGAGGTTTACCAGTACCTTCGCTTTTTCACCCACATGATTGGAGATGGCAG GAAGCTGATGAGCATCGCCTTCAGTGACATGAATCCCTTCCCTATGAAGGTGCTGCGGAACCGGCGAGCGACACACCGGgcggagctggaggcagagctgagCGAGCTGGAGCGGATCAAGGCGCAGTACGTGAAAGAGCAAGCAGAGCAGGTGACCTGGCACCTGGATGGAGCCATTagcgaagaggaggaggaggagatgtag